The DNA region TTTCGGATATCATGATGCCGGAAATGCGTGGAGACGAATTGTGTCATGTCTTAAAGAATGATATTGAAACCTCTCACATTCCCATCATTTTGCTCACAGCACTGAACAATGACCGTAACATCATTGAAGGATTGAAGACCGGAGCCGATGAGTATATTGTGAAGCCTTTCAATATAGGTATTCTCCGTGCTACGATATCCAACATCCTGACGAATCGCTCTTTGCTGCGACATAAATATGCTAATCTGGAACTGAATGATGATGAAGATGCCACAACTTGTACCAATTGTTCCACCGACCTTGACTGGAAATTCATTTCTTCCGTCAAGAAGCATGTGGAAGAAAATATGGATAACGGCGCACTCAATGTGGAAATGCTCTGTTCATTACTGAATATGAGTCGTACCAGCTTCTACAATAAAATAAAAGCCCTGACCGACCAGGCTCCGGCGGACTATATCCGATTGATACGTCTGAAACGTGCCGCACAACTACTGAAAGAGCAGAAATACAGCATAACTGAAGTTGCAGAAATGACTGGTTTCAGCGATGCGAAATACTTCCGCGAAGTATTCAAGAAGCATTTCAGTGTCAGCCCGAGCCAATATGCGAAACAGAAAGAAGAAGAGGAAGAAGGGTAATAAAGTGGTAGAATAATACCATATTATCACATTATAACATTAAAACTATGAATATTTATTTAGAGGCATTCGGCCTTTTTTCTAAAATAGGAGTTTTCACTATCGGAGGTGGCTATGCCATGGTGCCACTCATAGAGGAAGAAATTGTGGAGAAACGAAAGTGGATCGCCAAAGACGATTTTATAGACTTACTTGCCATTTCCCAATCGACTCCCGGCATTCTTGCGGTTAACATTTCTATTTTCATAGGATATAAACTACGGGGAATTCGTGGTAGCCTGGTGACTACTTTAGGTACTATATTGCCATCATTCTTCATTATTCTTGCCATTGCTTTATTCTTCCATAACTTCAAAGACAATACAGTTGTAGAGCGCATTTTCAAGGGCATCCGCCCGGCAGTAGTCGCACTGATTGCCGCTCCTACATTCAGTATGGCGAAATCAGCAAAAATCAACCGTTACAATGTCTGGATACCCATTGTATCCGCACTGATCATCTGGTTGTTGGACTTCTCTCCTATCTGGGTAATCATCATCGCCGGTGTAGGTGGATACCTGTACGGACGGTTACACCATCCCAATGTTGAAAGTTAGCTACACATTATAAATCATAAATCTCCCATGCTTTATCTCCAGTTATTCTATACATTCTTCAAAATAGGTCTTTTCGGCTTTGGCGGCGGATATGCCATGCTTTCAATGATACAAGGTGAAGTAGTCACACGTTACGAGTGGCTGACGCCGCAAGAGTTTACAGATATTGTAGCTATCAGTCAGATGACTCCCGGACCTATCGGAATCAATTCGGCAACGTATGTAGGCTTCACGG from Bacteroides sp. MSB163 includes:
- a CDS encoding chromate transporter, which gives rise to MNIYLEAFGLFSKIGVFTIGGGYAMVPLIEEEIVEKRKWIAKDDFIDLLAISQSTPGILAVNISIFIGYKLRGIRGSLVTTLGTILPSFFIILAIALFFHNFKDNTVVERIFKGIRPAVVALIAAPTFSMAKSAKINRYNVWIPIVSALIIWLLDFSPIWVIIIAGVGGYLYGRLHHPNVES